One genomic segment of Podarcis raffonei isolate rPodRaf1 chromosome 7, rPodRaf1.pri, whole genome shotgun sequence includes these proteins:
- the CHST9 gene encoding carbohydrate sulfotransferase 9, with amino-acid sequence MNLKLVYVSVLMFGIMGLFLFMYLQDWIEEQHTVSEEKIQQHAINQNFRFYSSEEPERKPKNWVTGEKLDKPREALIEIGHSQGDADPILGMTGSLTTGLSEESQKIKSLLKQFRQVNLPPVLRPLNKTLIKSNHWKSTDEMQEKRRSFLYDFCKRYTGKSRPLTHLTRMVSRIYVEDKHKVLYCEVPKAGCSNWKRVLMVLSGVADSAANITHDAAHYGKHLRKLVSYNLKGIHKRLKTYTKVIFVRDPMERLVSAFRDKFEHPNSYYHPVFGKAIIKKYRLNADRVALATGSGVKFKEFIQYLLDSHRPVGMDTHWEQISQLCYPCAINYDYIGKFETLGDDANYFLRLIGAPEGLTFPNFKDRHSSEKRTNLEVVRQYLAEISTTERQQIYNFYYLDYLMFNYSVPYA; translated from the exons TGTCTGAAGAAAAAATACAGCAGCACGCAATTAATcag AACTTCAGATTCTATTCTTCAGAGGAACCTGAAAGAAAACCAAAAAACTGGGTCACTGGTGAAAAGCTTGACAAGCCACGTGAAGCTCTTATTGAGATTGGACATTCTCAGGGAGATGCTGATCCTATTCTAGGGATGACAGGCTCCTTGACCACTGGATTATCTGAAGAGTCGCAAAAGATTAAATCGCTTCTTAAACAGTTCAGGCAAGTGAATTTACCACCAGTTCTGCGCCCTTTAAACAAAACTTTAATCAAAAGCAATCACTGGAAATCCACAGATGAGATGCAAGAGAAACGAAGATCTTTCCTTTACGATTTCTGCAAAAGGTACACTGGCAAAAGCAGACCCCTGACTCACCTTACGCGCATGGTGTCCAGAATCTATGTGGAAGATAAGCACAAAGTCTTGTACTGTGAGGTGCCTAAGGCAGGTTGCTCCAACTGGAAGCGGGTTTTGATGGTGCTCAGTGGCGTTGCTGATTCTGCTGCTAACATTACACATGATGCTGCCCATTATGGAAAGCATCTCAGAAAACTAGTCAGCTACAATCTAAAAGGGATACACAAGCGTTTAAAGACGTACACCAAAGTTATATTTGTGCGGGATCCCATGGAAAGATTAGTGTCTGCATTCAGAGATAAGTTTGAACATCCAAACAGCTACTACCACCCTGTATTTGGGAAGGCAATTATTAAGAAATACAGACTTAATGCAGATAGAGTGGCATTGGCAACGGGCTCAGGAGTGAAATTTAAAGAGTTCATCCAGTATTTGTTAGATTCCCATCGGCCAGTAGGTATGGACACTCACTGGGAACAGATCAGCCAACTCTGTTATCCTTGTGCTATCAACTATGATTACATTGGAAAATTTGAGACTTTGGGAGACGATGCCAATTATTTTTTGAGACTAATAGGTGCACCAGAGGGGCTGACTTTTCCTAATTTCAAAGACAGGCATTCCagtgaaaaaagaacaaatttagAAGTTGTCAGACAATACTTGGCAGAAATTTCCACCACAGAAAGACAGCAGATTTACAACTTTTATTATCTGGATTATTTAATGTTTAACTACAGTGTACCATATGCATAA